The proteins below are encoded in one region of Populus alba chromosome 2, ASM523922v2, whole genome shotgun sequence:
- the LOC118052663 gene encoding probable cinnamyl alcohol dehydrogenase 6, which produces MAQTTPNHTQTVSGWAALDSSGKVVPYTFKRRENGVNDVTIEIMYCGICHTDLHFAKNDWGISMYPVVPGHEITGIITKVGSNVNKFRLGDRVGVGCLAASCLECDFCKSSHENYCDQIQLTYNGIFWDGSITYGGYSKFLVADHRYVVRIPENLPMDATAPLLCAGITVFSPFKDSNLVDTPGKRVGVVGLGGLGHVAVKFGKAFGHHVTVISTSPSKEKEARERLGADDFIVSTNAQELQAARRTLDFIVDTVSAKHSLGPVLELLKVNGTLAVVCAPDQPMELPAFPLIFGKRSVRGSMTGSTSETQEMLDVCGKHNITCDIELVKTDNINEAWDRLARNDVRYRFVIDIAGKSSNL; this is translated from the exons ATGGCTCAAACAACTCCAAACCACACGCAGACCGTTTCTGGCTGGGCAGCCCTCGACTCTTCTGGCAAAGTCGTCCCTTACACTTTTAAAAGAAG GGAGAATGGTGTCAACGATGTGACCATAGAGATTATGTATTGCGGAATATGTCATACTGATCTCCATTTTGCAAAGAACGATTGGGGCATTTCCATGTACCCAGTTGTCCCCGG GCATGAAATTACTGGGATAATCACGAAGGTGGGGAGCAACGTCAACAAGTTCAGGTTGGGAGACAGGGTTGGAGTGGGGTGCTTGGCAGCTTCATGTTTGGAGTGTGATTTCTGCAAGAGCTCCCATGAGAATTATTGTGACCAAATACAGTTGACTTACAATGGTATTTTCTGGGATGGTAGCATCACTTATGGTGGCTACTCTAAATTCCTGGTTGCAGATCACAG GTATGTGGTGCGGATACCAGAAAACCTGCCAATGGATGCAACAGCGCCCCTCCTCTGTGCAGGAATTACAGTGTTCAGCCCTTTCAAGGATAGCAACTTGGTCGACACACCAGGAAAAAGGGTAGGGGTGGTTGGTCTCGGAGGTCTAGGACATGTAGCCGTCAAGTTTGGCAAGGCGTTTGGTCACCATGTAACTGTGATCAGCACCTCTCCGTCTAAAGAAAAAGAGGCCAGAGAACGCTTGGGAGCTGATGATTTCATTGTCAGCACTAATGCCCAAGAACTTCAG GCAGCGAGAAGAACTCTAGATTTTATCGTGGATACTGTGTCAGCTAAGCATTCTCTGGGGCCAGTACTAGAATTACTCAAAGTAAACGGGACATTGGCAGTGGTATGCGCACCAGACCAGCCGATGGAACTGCCAGCTTTTCCTCTGATATTCG GCAAGAGATCTGTAAGGGGCAGCATGACAGGATCAACGAGCGAGACACAAGAGATGCTGGATGTGTGTGGCAAGCACAACATAACTTGTGACATTGAGCTTGTGAAAACAGACAACATTAATGAGGCTTGGGACCGCCTTGCAAGAAACGATGTCAGATATCGTTTTGTCATTGACATTGCTGGAAAGTCTTCAAATCTTTAG
- the LOC118052662 gene encoding UPF0496 protein At1g20180 — MTNLLWAKTRSIFSRAGRSPKERGNSLSNKLNVNEEYKEAFRTKSYVEMWSKVQDQLRKTSIDGVDKVASPSNPSLPFYLHLSDYIFEPQQQETLREMMGSLKFHHLLVDYFEASSKACRICELHLQCIQQTRGNYKKIRRVIKLSKRVYDSADCSDKIRGAMFRELAAYALLENPLSMFFSTEKFHEFHDDNVVLLHGLTSEKKRITRKAKFRRICIRVGGGCLVISHTALLIALLVIAIHSMAGIVAAPGLMGCSLYAFRKQIKLVHRGLEKSRLEKGLGAQLDLAAKGIYILINDFDTVSRLTRSLFDEVEHQKALADMCVRNNKPELLKEVVKEFHIHYSSYLEQLEELERHIYLCFHTINRSRRLVMDEIMVASNNSKADDHQRKFP, encoded by the exons ATGACAAATCTTTTGTGGGCTAAGACAAGATCTATCTTTTCAAGGGCAG GAAGATCTCCAAAGGAGCGTGGCAACAGCTTAAGCAACAAGCTGAACGTTAATGAAGAGTACAAGGAAGCTTTCAGGACGAAGTCTTATGTAGAAATGTGGAGCAAGGTTCAAGACCAGCTAAGAAAAACGAGCATTGATGGAGTTGACAAAGTCGCCTCACCGTCTAATCCATCTCTTCCTTTCTATCTTCACCTCTCTGACTACATATTTGAACCacaacagcaagagaccctcagAGAGATGATGGGAAGCTTAAAGTTTCATCACCTTCTGGTTGATTACTTTGAAGCCAGCTCAAAAGCATGCCGTATTTGTGAGTTGCATCTCCAGTGCATCCAACAAACACGAggtaattataagaaaattagaAGGGTAATCAAGTTAAGCAAAAGGGTGTATGATTCTGCAGATTGTTCAGATAAGATTCGGGGCGCTATGTTTAGAGAGCTGGCTGCTTATGCATTGCTTGAAAATCCGTTATCGATGTTTTTTAGCACTGAAAAATTCCATGAATTTCATGACGACAACGTGGTGTTGCTCCATGGATTGActtcagaaaagaaaaggattacgAGGAAAGCGAAGTTCAGAAGGATTTGTATAAGGGTTGGAGGAGGATGTCTTGTGATATCACATACTGCACTTCTAATTGCCTTGCTTGTAATTGCAATTCATAGCATGGCTGGCATTGTGGCTGCACCAGGACTAATGGGTTGCTCGTTGTATGCTTTCAGAAAGCAAATCAAGCTGGTTCATCGAGGGCTTGAGAAAAGCAGGTTAGAAAAAGGACTTGGCGCACAGCTAGATCTTGCTGCCAAAGGAATTTACATATTGATCAATGATTTCGATACCGTGAGCAGGCTGACGAGGAGCTTATTTGATGAGGTGGAACATCAGAAAGCTCTTGCTGATATGTGTGTTAGGAATAACAAACCTGAACTATTGAAGGAGGTCGTGAAAGAATTTCACATTCACTACTCAAGCTACCTGGAGCAGCTAGAAGAGCTTGAGCGACATATCTACTTGTGTTTTCATACCATAAATAGATCCAGAAGGCTTGTTATGGACGAGATAATGGTTGCATCCAACAACAGTAAAGCTGATGATCATCAGCGAAAATTCCCATGA